From one Streptomyces sp. NBC_01478 genomic stretch:
- a CDS encoding CoA transferase, protein MDSVEPFLSPLADIARSFTDLTGVPVDLPTVLFLRAQLAGMERPGRTSANGSCHLLRAADGWAAVNLARPDDLAAVPALLALLGSPDEAGGLRMALPRVAAAEAVESAQLLGIAAASAGSAQGVRPAVRAERWGERRAPRAMAGLRIVDFSALWAGPLCARLLGLAGARVLKVESATRPDGARFGTPAFYRWLHDEHESRVVDFAPGALDEIVAEADVVIEASRPRALRRLGLRAEEFFAARPGRVWVGITGYGRESDRIAFGDDAAVAGGLTGVDPNGDPVFLGDALADPVTGVFAAHAAARSLAAGGGELLCVSMAACAATLADSRTPVHPPC, encoded by the coding sequence ATGGACTCTGTCGAGCCGTTCCTGTCCCCTCTTGCCGACATCGCCCGCTCGTTCACGGACCTGACGGGTGTGCCGGTCGACCTGCCGACCGTCCTGTTCCTACGGGCCCAACTCGCAGGCATGGAACGCCCGGGAAGGACATCCGCCAACGGCTCCTGTCACCTCCTGCGAGCCGCCGACGGCTGGGCCGCCGTGAACCTGGCCCGCCCCGACGACCTGGCCGCCGTACCCGCACTGCTGGCCCTTCTCGGCTCGCCGGACGAGGCCGGAGGCCTGCGCATGGCGCTGCCACGGGTCGCAGCGGCCGAAGCCGTCGAGTCCGCGCAGTTGCTCGGCATCGCGGCCGCGTCAGCGGGATCGGCTCAGGGAGTACGGCCTGCGGTCCGCGCCGAGCGATGGGGTGAACGGCGTGCCCCCCGCGCGATGGCGGGCCTACGGATCGTCGACTTCTCCGCGCTCTGGGCGGGACCCCTGTGCGCGCGGCTGCTCGGGCTGGCGGGCGCGCGGGTGTTGAAGGTGGAGAGTGCGACACGACCCGATGGGGCGCGCTTCGGGACGCCCGCCTTCTACCGCTGGCTGCACGACGAGCACGAGAGCCGGGTCGTGGATTTCGCCCCCGGCGCGCTGGACGAGATCGTCGCCGAGGCCGACGTCGTCATCGAGGCGTCACGGCCACGCGCACTGCGTCGGCTCGGTCTCCGCGCCGAGGAGTTCTTCGCCGCCCGCCCCGGCCGGGTATGGGTCGGCATCACCGGATACGGACGCGAGAGCGACCGTATCGCTTTCGGAGACGACGCTGCCGTGGCCGGCGGTCTGACCGGAGTCGACCCGAACGGTGACCCGGTCTTCCTCGGAGACGCGCTCGCCGATCCCGTCACCGGCGTGTTCGCCGCCCACGCCGCGGCCCGTTCCCTCGCCGCCGG
- a CDS encoding enoyl-CoA hydratase/isomerase family protein, with protein sequence MESPFVIVDLDRATVQETEAHDRDRVVVGVAAEPGDAVEGCDILLTGVPDPPRPWVGCADPQATARQLSGIVESRPAAAVALVQVLRMGGSLSIPDRLILESLAYSTLQGGTAFRSWLAAAPRRTPRPAETPVRLDRDGPRLSVTLDRPWVRNAFDAATRDALCEALQVAVADPSISRVGLYGNGPAFCSGGDLAEFGTSRDPAQAHLVRVHRSPGALLHRCAPRVTAYLHGACVGAGIELAAFAGRVVAAPDTAIRLPEIGMGLIPGAGGTASIPVRVGRERTAYLALSELELTAGEALRWGLVDEIGDVEDTTADPEEAVRS encoded by the coding sequence GTGGAGTCGCCCTTCGTGATCGTCGACCTCGACCGTGCCACCGTGCAGGAGACGGAAGCCCATGACCGGGACCGCGTTGTGGTCGGTGTGGCAGCGGAACCCGGGGACGCGGTCGAGGGATGCGACATCCTGCTCACCGGTGTTCCCGATCCGCCCCGACCCTGGGTGGGGTGTGCGGATCCGCAGGCCACGGCCCGGCAGTTGAGTGGGATCGTCGAGAGCCGGCCCGCCGCTGCCGTCGCGCTGGTGCAGGTGCTGCGGATGGGCGGCAGCCTCTCGATCCCCGACAGGCTGATTCTCGAATCCCTCGCGTACTCCACGCTTCAGGGCGGAACCGCCTTCCGGTCCTGGCTGGCCGCCGCGCCCCGGCGTACACCCCGCCCCGCCGAGACTCCCGTACGGCTCGACCGTGACGGTCCCCGGCTGTCCGTCACGCTGGACCGGCCCTGGGTGCGCAACGCGTTCGACGCGGCGACGCGGGACGCCCTGTGCGAGGCGCTTCAGGTGGCCGTGGCCGACCCGTCGATCAGCCGTGTCGGCCTGTACGGCAACGGTCCCGCCTTCTGCAGCGGCGGTGACCTCGCCGAGTTCGGTACGTCGCGCGATCCGGCGCAGGCCCACCTGGTGCGGGTTCATCGCAGTCCGGGCGCGCTGCTGCACCGTTGCGCTCCCCGGGTGACCGCGTATCTGCACGGTGCGTGTGTCGGCGCGGGGATCGAGCTCGCGGCCTTCGCGGGACGGGTGGTCGCCGCGCCGGACACGGCGATCCGGTTGCCGGAGATCGGGATGGGGCTGATTCCGGGCGCGGGCGGTACGGCGAGCATCCCGGTCCGGGTCGGCCGGGAGCGGACGGCGTATCTCGCCCTGTCCGAGCTGGAGTTGACCGCCGGGGAGGCACTGCGCTGGGGGCTCGTCGACGAGATCGGCGACGTGGAGGACACGACCGCCGACCCTGAGGAGGCGGTCCGCTCCTGA